The following proteins are encoded in a genomic region of Gimesia algae:
- a CDS encoding DUF1570 domain-containing protein has product MLTCLRLIPLSLLGASLFWLTTESVCAKPPTLIEMKTKDTVFVGKSIAHNADVCWMMDQSGMLSEVSLKKVTSFRRVASEFQKLPLNKMKLQLQNEFGPLYEIISTRHYLICAPRGKAKAYGGVFEDLYESFSHYFALRGNQIKAPEFLMVAVIFPDQAQFFDYCKKEGVRAGQGLLGYYHPHTNRTALFDQSAATALQDSDPSLGETQLSYARVSANGKNMAEALRDTMIHEATHQVAFNTGLHTRIGENPRWVVEGLATTFESDELRSHTGGSTRLLSRVNRSRLIWFVNYSRTRREKESLRTFIREDSLFRSSTLDAYAEAWALTFFLVETQPARYARYLKSISERDPLEEYSADAREQDFKKAFKTNIRTLEVDYLRFVDQLTAELVQQN; this is encoded by the coding sequence ATGTTGACCTGCCTGCGTCTGATTCCACTCTCCCTGCTGGGGGCCAGTCTGTTCTGGCTGACAACAGAGTCGGTCTGCGCAAAACCACCTACACTAATTGAGATGAAAACCAAGGATACGGTGTTCGTGGGTAAATCGATTGCACACAATGCTGATGTCTGCTGGATGATGGATCAGTCAGGGATGTTGTCGGAAGTCTCTCTAAAGAAAGTCACGTCTTTTCGAAGAGTCGCCTCCGAATTTCAAAAGCTTCCCTTAAATAAAATGAAGTTGCAACTTCAGAACGAGTTCGGCCCGTTATACGAAATTATCTCGACTCGACATTACCTGATCTGTGCCCCGCGCGGCAAAGCCAAAGCGTATGGTGGTGTTTTTGAAGATCTCTATGAATCGTTCTCACACTATTTTGCCTTACGTGGTAATCAGATCAAGGCGCCAGAATTTTTGATGGTCGCCGTCATTTTTCCGGACCAGGCACAATTCTTCGACTATTGTAAAAAAGAAGGTGTGCGTGCCGGCCAGGGTTTACTGGGGTACTATCACCCGCATACCAATCGAACCGCTCTTTTCGATCAGAGTGCTGCGACCGCTCTTCAGGATTCTGACCCGAGCCTGGGGGAAACGCAGTTGAGCTATGCGCGGGTTTCCGCCAACGGTAAGAACATGGCAGAAGCTTTACGGGATACAATGATTCACGAAGCCACCCATCAGGTTGCCTTTAATACCGGACTGCATACCCGGATTGGCGAGAATCCCCGCTGGGTTGTTGAGGGACTGGCAACCACGTTTGAGTCAGATGAACTGCGGTCTCACACGGGAGGCAGTACCCGCTTGCTTTCCAGAGTCAATCGGAGTCGACTGATCTGGTTTGTGAATTATTCACGTACCCGCCGCGAGAAAGAGTCACTGCGAACCTTTATCCGGGAGGATTCCCTGTTTCGTTCTTCGACTCTGGATGCCTATGCGGAAGCCTGGGCACTCACGTTTTTTCTGGTGGAGACTCAACCTGCCCGTTATGCCCGGTATCTGAAATCGATCTCAGAACGCGATCCCCTGGAGGAATACTCTGCCGATGCCAGGGAGCAGGACTTCAAGAAAGCCTTTAAGACTAATATTCGGACGCTTGAAGTAGATTATCTGCGGTTCGTGGATCAACTGACCGCAGAACTGGTTCAGCAGAATTAA
- the purB gene encoding adenylosuccinate lyase, protein MSHLIYENPLISRYASQEMSQIWSAQKKHSTWRRLWVALAESQHEMGLPVTAAQVESLRAAVDDIDFEVAAREEKKRRHDVMAHVHTYGERCPDAQAIIHLGATSCFVTDNSELIMIRESLEQVRKRLVSVIDQLANFAQEYHDLPCLGFTHLQPAQPTTVGKRATLWCYDLILDLEEIEYRLEKLRFRGVKGTTGTQATFLQLFQGDHAKVDELDRRVTEKMGFAERYAVTGQTYSRKVDAQVLSALSGIGQSAHKAGNDVRLLQNRKELEEPFEKHQIGSSAMAYKRNPMRSERMCSLARFAISLTSNAEDTAATQWMERTLDDSANRRLSLPQSFLAIDAVLILYRNIVDGMVVYPKVIEKHLNEELPFMATEEFLMAGVEAGGDRQELHELIRVHSQAAGTQVKVHGGKNDLIERLQKDPAFKDCDLNSALDARKYIGRAPEQVDAFLAEIIEPVRQKYQADLQQSVEDLKV, encoded by the coding sequence TTGAGTCATCTTATTTATGAAAATCCGTTGATTAGTCGTTATGCGTCACAGGAAATGAGCCAGATCTGGTCTGCGCAGAAGAAGCATTCCACCTGGCGGCGACTGTGGGTGGCACTGGCAGAATCGCAGCATGAAATGGGACTGCCTGTCACAGCCGCTCAAGTTGAATCATTAAGAGCAGCCGTCGATGACATTGACTTTGAAGTGGCTGCCAGAGAAGAAAAAAAACGTCGTCATGATGTGATGGCACACGTCCACACTTATGGCGAACGGTGTCCGGATGCCCAGGCAATTATTCACCTTGGGGCAACCAGCTGTTTTGTCACTGATAACAGCGAATTGATTATGATTCGCGAGAGCCTGGAACAGGTTCGCAAACGACTGGTTTCGGTCATTGATCAACTGGCAAATTTTGCACAGGAGTATCATGACTTACCCTGTCTGGGGTTTACCCACCTGCAGCCCGCCCAGCCAACGACAGTGGGAAAGCGGGCAACCCTCTGGTGTTATGATCTGATTCTCGATCTCGAAGAAATCGAATACCGACTGGAAAAACTTCGTTTTCGCGGAGTAAAAGGGACAACGGGAACGCAGGCTACTTTCCTGCAGCTGTTTCAAGGCGATCATGCCAAAGTCGACGAACTGGATCGACGTGTCACGGAGAAAATGGGTTTTGCAGAGCGGTATGCGGTTACCGGCCAGACTTACTCGCGAAAAGTGGATGCGCAGGTTCTGTCAGCTTTGAGTGGTATTGGCCAGTCGGCACATAAAGCGGGAAACGATGTCCGCCTTCTTCAGAACCGTAAGGAACTGGAAGAGCCGTTTGAGAAACACCAGATCGGTTCCTCGGCCATGGCTTACAAACGTAATCCAATGCGCTCTGAGCGGATGTGTTCGCTGGCCCGGTTTGCCATCAGCCTGACTTCGAATGCAGAAGATACAGCGGCAACGCAATGGATGGAACGGACACTCGATGATAGTGCCAACCGTCGTCTGTCTTTGCCCCAGTCATTTCTGGCTATTGATGCGGTACTGATTTTATACCGTAATATTGTGGATGGTATGGTGGTGTATCCCAAAGTCATTGAGAAACACTTGAATGAAGAGCTGCCGTTTATGGCGACCGAAGAGTTTCTGATGGCCGGTGTAGAAGCGGGCGGCGATCGACAGGAACTGCATGAGCTGATTCGCGTGCACAGTCAGGCGGCGGGAACACAAGTCAAAGTACACGGAGGCAAGAATGATCTGATTGAACGCCTGCAGAAAGATCCCGCCTTCAAGGACTGCGATCTGAACAGTGCACTCGATGCCCGTAAATATATTGGTCGGGCTCCCGAGCAGGTGGATGCATTTCTCGCCGAAATCATCGAGCCAGTCAGGCAGAAATACCAGGCTGATCTGCAGCAGTCTGTTGAAGACCTGAAAGTGTAA
- a CDS encoding DUF1501 domain-containing protein translates to MLNWNQIQTGLNRRTFLNNTGVGLGAAALGSLLNGENLSAAKKQTAAGGLPGLPHIAPKAKRVIFLCMAGGPTHLETFDYKPKLAEMDGKPFPVSFTQGQPIAQLQGKELKCQGPLTKFRKYGRNGQEISDFLPWTAKIADEICIIRSMVTEQINHDPAHTFLNTGTVISGRPSMGSWITYGLGSETEELPGFVVLTSVGGRNPQPIASRQWGTGFLPSRYQGVQFNSTGDPVNYLKNPAGISNSQQKQLIETVQKLDQIRNERVTNPEIDTRIAAYEMAFKMQTSVPELMDLSGETRQTLEMYGAEPGSGSYANNCLLARRLAERGSRFIHLYHRGWDHHGDLVRYMNTCCGLTDKPTWALINDLKQRGMLDETLVIWGGEFGRTPMFQGKGGAGRDHHIKGFSMWMAGGGIKGGITYGETDELGYNSVENIVHVRDLHATMLHLLGINHHQFSVEFQGLDTRLTGVEEAHVIDQILT, encoded by the coding sequence ATGCTGAACTGGAATCAAATTCAAACCGGTTTGAATCGTCGTACATTCCTGAATAATACCGGCGTCGGACTGGGAGCCGCTGCGCTGGGAAGCCTGCTGAATGGTGAGAATCTGTCCGCAGCAAAAAAACAAACCGCGGCGGGCGGTCTCCCGGGATTGCCGCATATTGCCCCCAAAGCAAAACGGGTTATTTTTCTCTGTATGGCCGGTGGCCCCACACATCTGGAAACCTTCGACTATAAACCCAAACTGGCGGAAATGGATGGAAAACCGTTCCCTGTAAGTTTTACCCAAGGTCAGCCAATCGCACAGTTGCAGGGAAAAGAACTGAAATGCCAGGGCCCATTAACCAAATTTCGTAAGTATGGACGCAATGGCCAGGAGATCAGTGATTTCCTTCCCTGGACGGCTAAGATCGCTGATGAGATCTGCATTATCCGCTCGATGGTGACCGAGCAGATCAATCATGACCCGGCCCACACCTTTTTGAATACGGGAACGGTAATCAGCGGTCGCCCCTCAATGGGTTCCTGGATCACCTACGGGCTGGGTAGCGAAACGGAAGAACTTCCAGGTTTCGTGGTGCTCACCAGTGTTGGTGGGCGGAATCCTCAGCCGATTGCATCGCGACAATGGGGCACCGGGTTCCTCCCCAGTCGCTATCAGGGCGTCCAGTTCAACTCGACCGGTGATCCCGTTAATTACCTCAAAAATCCGGCAGGCATCAGCAATAGCCAACAGAAGCAACTCATTGAAACCGTCCAGAAACTCGATCAGATTCGCAATGAACGTGTCACCAATCCGGAAATCGATACCCGAATCGCCGCCTATGAAATGGCGTTCAAGATGCAGACGTCGGTTCCCGAACTGATGGATCTTTCCGGGGAAACCAGGCAGACATTGGAAATGTATGGTGCTGAACCCGGTTCAGGCAGCTATGCGAATAACTGCCTGCTGGCACGGCGGTTGGCGGAACGGGGTTCGCGATTTATTCACCTCTATCATCGTGGCTGGGACCATCACGGAGACCTGGTTCGCTACATGAATACCTGTTGTGGATTAACCGATAAACCTACCTGGGCGTTAATTAATGACCTCAAACAACGGGGAATGCTTGATGAAACCCTCGTGATCTGGGGAGGAGAGTTCGGCAGAACTCCCATGTTCCAGGGCAAAGGAGGCGCAGGCCGTGACCACCATATTAAAGGCTTTTCCATGTGGATGGCCGGGGGTGGAATAAAAGGGGGAATTACCTATGGCGAAACCGATGAACTGGGCTATAATTCAGTAGAGAACATTGTACACGTACGTGATTTGCACGCGACGATGCTGCATTTGCTGGGAATTAACCATCATCAATTCAGCGTCGAATTTCAAGGCCTGGATACCAGGCTCACGGGTGTCGAAGAAGCACACGTCATCGATCAAATACTAACGTAG
- a CDS encoding metal-dependent transcriptional regulator yields the protein MNVTSLTVENYLKAILQISLQSGSEWISTGELARYMNVAPGTVTSMLKTLKQSKLVEYRPYEGASLTDAGKQSAIRVLRRHRLIELFLFQTLKLTWDQIHAEAENMEHAVSDFLVDHIDEYLGFPETDPHGDPIPSIDGQMRRAYPNLTTLAACTTGVNLRIVQVTDQEPEFLRFLSRTGLEIGSVGRVTEKNIEAGIVISEWSGQQISMGIHVAENMKVVPIPDN from the coding sequence GTGAACGTAACTAGTTTGACCGTCGAGAATTATCTGAAGGCGATTCTGCAGATCAGCTTGCAGTCCGGTTCAGAGTGGATCAGTACGGGGGAATTAGCCCGGTATATGAATGTGGCTCCCGGCACTGTCACCAGTATGCTGAAAACTCTGAAACAGTCTAAACTGGTAGAGTATCGCCCGTATGAAGGGGCCAGTTTAACTGATGCAGGTAAACAGTCTGCCATACGCGTATTACGAAGGCATCGACTGATTGAATTGTTTCTGTTCCAGACGTTGAAACTCACCTGGGACCAGATTCACGCGGAAGCGGAAAATATGGAACACGCTGTAAGCGATTTCCTGGTAGACCATATTGATGAGTACCTGGGATTTCCTGAGACAGACCCCCACGGTGATCCGATCCCTTCCATCGACGGTCAGATGCGGCGGGCCTACCCCAATCTGACGACTCTGGCTGCTTGTACAACCGGAGTCAATCTGCGGATTGTGCAGGTCACCGATCAGGAACCGGAATTTTTGCGGTTTCTCTCGCGCACCGGTCTGGAGATCGGCTCAGTGGGACGGGTCACAGAAAAAAATATAGAAGCCGGGATTGTGATTTCGGAATGGAGTGGCCAGCAGATTTCCATGGGTATCCATGTCGCTGAGAACATGAAGGTTGTTCCCATTCCCGATAATTAG
- a CDS encoding disk-shape morphogenesis protein volactin, which translates to MSSALQIDSTCLRTLQNDSSHKLTRRSIEALYTILDDNSENRSMLLKIGVPFLNSEETLIIPGGNAAQISRFSNVPLYPLFTSGELVLNDPVHRQLLSTLIQSILPKARTSGEYCAFIGPGNDPQSPLNKLTSQLIALQGFTPFATTITLAAGLAAFPAATHFSGYVIYLGHSHSEIGLVHQSRVVARHSVPFGSEWMDEQLAHTWKMFKIDSEGKQLTDSKRAKEKRLSPQISLSPYLSHHSVVTSWYESLLDNLLDEFTTQLEALQTYIATLELLPVACLGDLAQTAGFNELLRQNLVNHKIPFNQNQINLVPDEQSTISRGTLVVAAMEEEVATRAA; encoded by the coding sequence ATGAGCAGCGCACTGCAGATCGACTCAACCTGTCTCAGGACTTTACAGAATGATTCGAGCCACAAACTGACACGACGTTCCATCGAAGCGTTGTATACGATCCTTGATGACAATAGTGAAAATCGGTCGATGCTGCTTAAAATTGGTGTCCCGTTTCTCAATTCCGAGGAAACACTGATTATCCCCGGTGGAAATGCCGCACAGATTTCACGTTTTTCAAATGTACCTCTCTATCCGCTGTTTACGAGTGGTGAGCTGGTATTAAACGATCCGGTCCACCGCCAGTTACTTTCTACGTTGATTCAGTCCATACTCCCCAAGGCAAGAACCAGTGGGGAATATTGTGCTTTCATTGGACCAGGCAATGATCCGCAGTCACCACTTAACAAGCTGACTTCTCAACTGATTGCACTGCAGGGATTCACTCCTTTTGCCACGACAATCACGCTGGCAGCGGGGCTGGCAGCGTTTCCTGCAGCAACTCACTTTTCCGGCTACGTGATCTACCTGGGACATTCGCATTCCGAAATAGGATTAGTCCACCAGAGTCGAGTCGTCGCCCGACATTCGGTACCATTTGGAAGTGAGTGGATGGACGAACAACTGGCACACACCTGGAAAATGTTCAAAATCGATTCTGAGGGGAAACAGCTGACTGACTCAAAACGGGCAAAAGAGAAACGCCTCAGTCCGCAAATCAGTCTGAGTCCTTATCTGTCACATCATTCTGTAGTCACATCCTGGTATGAATCACTGCTGGACAATCTGCTGGATGAATTTACGACTCAGCTGGAGGCACTTCAAACTTATATTGCCACACTGGAACTGTTACCTGTCGCCTGCCTGGGTGACCTCGCGCAGACTGCCGGCTTTAACGAACTGCTCAGACAGAATCTGGTGAATCACAAAATCCCGTTCAATCAAAACCAAATAAACCTGGTTCCGGATGAACAATCTACCATTTCCCGCGGCACACTTGTCGTCGCCGCAATGGAAGAGGAAGTCGCGACGCGGGCAGCTTAA